A genome region from Triticum aestivum cultivar Chinese Spring chromosome 2B, IWGSC CS RefSeq v2.1, whole genome shotgun sequence includes the following:
- the LOC123044404 gene encoding uncharacterized protein produces MEMACNLLTHRIFQEIVPSNAGNVLGTEDNVLTKKRVSLIDHQVMNILVGMQEMYHIFHHSHMAIVLQHLWKKMMSSQILLVPIVNKAKEVLWQRCRPQDQTKPSMSLSFFEALTDKICARTGLLRRRAKGAPQPLVWHSSSSQLNP; encoded by the exons ATGGAAATGGCGTGCAACCTACTTACACATAgaat ATTTCAAGAGATTGTTCCTTCAAATGCTGGAAATGTTCTTGGTACCGAAGATAACGTTCTGACAAAGAAGCGGGTATCACTTATTGATCACCAGGTGATGAATATATTGGTGGGGATGCAAGAAATGTACCATATTTTTCACCATTCCCATATGGCTATCGTACTTCAACACCTATGGAAGAAGATGATGAGCAGCCAAATACTTCTAG TTCCTATTGTAAATAAAGCAAAAGAAGTTTTGTGGCAAAGATGCAGACCGCAAGACCAAACTAAGCCTTCCATGAGTCTCTCATTTTTTGAAGCTCTCACAGATAA GATTTGTGCGCGCACAGGTTTGCTCAGGAGGCGCGCTAAGGGCGCGCCCCAGCCTCTAGTATGGCATTCATCGTCGAGC CAGCTGAATCCATAG